The Hydra vulgaris chromosome 11, alternate assembly HydraT2T_AEP genome contains a region encoding:
- the LOC136087486 gene encoding uncharacterized protein LOC136087486 produces the protein MSKKHGWNAENASRALLEFELRKKSCSTKSKGLARQKRKLCCLCFKPVLRIGNHLRQTHKIPNYKVKDLLDKCLTSVDCIDNSFSSTSSINDDSSEEEQQCLEKIFSDDIFRKGEQIFLSCSESDDEDWVNNQYSEARKFTKVAKEKSYTDEDKVSSDFQIDGIEKEVCIFENENEENEDVDFDDLEDKFFMSSVKEDKLIKDFFTFLESRDGGSKDQRQASKHSKIIQTIVRYKDNSDINFDNLFDRKFMNDWLSNSVSITGKKRLNGNMKTYLGSVQHFLRFLCVTEQNGYDYEKIKKFEPVLKAWKRDLWKGIEERKHNKNLEDLKKFPNHDKISNFDKSELRALSISTLKEYVCKVNNPSITRAGFCNVRDYLLTHLVLNNASRPGAIANMTLEEFQSADKQDDGYVVSVKKHKTPYKGPAHIAFNKNLYKDTANYINHVRAHLPGVSTAKTSPVFISWSGSKMDSTLVTGQFNTYWSKAIGETSKQRNINPNLVRKYSTTLIHENHKEMAKDAANHLCHSLNVAEQNYNIIDKQKKAASFCKNLQFVQRESDNELSKEQINDLFSLEIKTGFINKSIVTEKLMSLNLSSSERHVKKVLDSVRYTIKCSLKTNMEQTSRSF, from the coding sequence ATGTCAAAAAAACATGGGTGGAATGCAGAAAATGCAAGTCGAGCCCTATTGGAGTTcgagttaagaaaaaaaagttgttcaacTAAAAGCAAAGGATTGGCtagacaaaaaagaaaattgtgcTGTTTGTGTTTCAAACCAGTGTTAAGAATCGGAAATCATCTTCGTCAAACGCATAAAATTccaaattataaagtaaaagatttattagatAAGTGTCTAACTTCTGTAGACTGCATAGATAATTCATTCAGTTCTACTTCGTCTATAAATGATGATAGCTCTGAGGAAGAGCAacaatgtttagaaaaaatattttctgatgatatatttagaaaaggtgaacaaatatttttgtcttgTTCAGAAAGTGATGACGAAGATTGGGTTAACAATCAATATTCTGAAGCAAGAAAGTTTACAAAAGTGGCTAAAGAAAAAAGCTATACTGATGAAGATAAAGTTTCTTCTGACTTTCAAATAGATGGTATTGAAAAGGAGGTTTGTAtctttgaaaatgaaaatgaagaaaatgaaGATGTTGATTTTGATGATCTAGAAGATAAGTTTTTTATGTCATCTGTCAAAGAGGATAAAttaatcaaagatttttttacctTTCTTGAAAGTAGAGATGGAGGGTCAAAAGATCAAAGACAAGCTAGCAAACATagcaaaattattcaaacaatTGTCAGATACAAAGACAACAGTGATATCAACtttgataatttgtttgatCGAAAGTTTATGAATGATTGGCTTTCAAACAGTGTAAGTATAACaggtaaaaaaagattaaacggTAATATGAAAACTTACCTTGGCTCTGTGCAACATTTTTTACGTTTCTTATGTGTTACTGAGCAAAATGGATatgattatgaaaaaataaagaagtttgaACCAGTTTTAAAAGCTTGGAAAAGAGATTTATGGAAAGGTATTGAGGAGCGGAAGCATAACAAAAACCTAGAAGATCTGAAAAAATTTCCAAATCACGATAAGATAAGCAATTTTGACAAATCTGAATTGAGAGCACTTTCAATCTCAACTTTAAAAGAATATGTGTGTAAAGTAAATAATCCTAGCATAACAAGAGCTGGCTTTTGCAATGTGCGTGATTACTTGCTTACtcatcttgttttaaataatgcttCTAGACCTGGAGCAATAGCAAACATGACATTAGAGGAGTTTCAATCTGCTGATAAGCAAGATGATGGATATGTTGTAagtgtaaaaaaacataaaacccCCTACAAGGGACCAGCCCATAttgctttcaataaaaatttatataaagatacAGCAAACTACATTAACCATGTTAGAGCCCATCTTCCAGGTGTTTCAACAGCAAAGACTTCTCCAGTTTTTATAAGTTGGTCAGGGTCAAAGATGGATTCAACCTTGGTTACAGGTCAGTTTAATACTTACTGGTCAAAAGCGATTGGTGAAACATCTAAACAAAGGAATATTAATCCTAATTTAGTGAGAAAATATTCTACAACACTAATTCATGAAAATCACAAAGAAATGGCTAAAGATGCAGCCAATCATTTGTGTCACTCCCTAAATGTGGCTGAAcaaaattacaatattattgATAAGCAAAAAAAGGCAGCTtcgttttgtaaaaatttacaatttgttCAGCGAGAATCTGACAATGAATTATCAAAAGAGCAAATAAATGACCTTTTCAGTCTTGAAATAAAAACTggctttattaataaaagcattGTCACTGAAAAGTTAATGTCATTAAACCTTTCTAGTAGTGAAAGGCacgtaaaaaaagttttggattCTGTTCGCTACACAATTAAATGTAGTCTCAAAACAAATATGGAGCAAACAAGTaggtctttttaa